CCCCCGCATCGCCCACCGCCCCGATCCGGGTCGAGAAGGGCCAGGCCACCGAGGAGGAGCTGGCCGCCCTCGCGGTGCTGCTGCTGAGCCGCGGCGCCCTGGCCGCCCCCGACACCGCGCCGGTCTCCCCCGGCACCACGTGCTGGCGCCCGCACGCCTTCCACGCGCCGCACAGCTGGCAGCGCGCCTGACCGGCGTACCGCGACGGCGTCGGGCGGCCCGGCGCCCGACGCCGTCTCACTCCTGGCTCATGGCAGTCACACCTCTGGCTTCACCCCCGGCTCAGCCCTGGGCGAGGGTGACGTCCTGGTCGGTGACCGCGTGGAAGGCGGGCAGCGGGACGATGCCCACGGGCCGCATCTCCATGAGCGTGGCCTGCACGTGGGCCCGGCCGGCCTTGAGGACCTCCGAGTCGACCGTGCCGGAGTTCTGCCACCGGTGCTCGGCGCCGTCGCACTGGGCGATGCCGCCGCCGATGCCGTGCCGGACGCGGGGGTCGCGCTGGCTCAGCGAGGAGGTGACGAACACCGGTCCGGTGCCGGCGGTGCAGCGGTAGCTGCCGGAGAGCGTGACCGTGCCGTCGGACGCGATCCGGCCGGTGGTGTCGACGGTGACGGTCTCGGCGGGGTCGGCGCCGGCCGGGCCGGAGGCGACGCACAGCAGGGCGACCGCGCCGAGGGCCGCGGCGAGGGCGGGACGTACGGGCATGGGGATGCCTCCCGGTTCCGTGGGGGTCTGGAAGCCTCCACTGGTACCGGGCGGCCGTCCCGCCGGGCGTGACCGTCACCCCTTCGGTGGCGCGTCACGGGACCGCCCGCGACGCGCTCGCCGATGATGTGGCTGGGCGGTCACGGCAGTACGGCGAAGCCGTCCAGCTCCACCATCGCCTGCTCGTCCCACAGCCGTACGACCTGCACGACGGCCATCGCCGGGTAGTCCCGGCCGGCCAGGTCCCGCCAGATGCGGCCGAGCCGTCCGGCGTGGGCGCGGTAGGCGGCGACGTCGGTGGCGTAGACGGTGACGCGGGCGAGGTCGGCGGGGGTGCCGCCGGCCGCGCGCAGGGCCGCGAGAAGGTTGCCGAGGGCCCGCTCGAACTGCTCGGGCAGGGTGTCGCCGGTGATCCTGCCGTCGGCGTCGAGGGAGGTCTGGCCCGCGAGGAACACCACGCGGGAGCCGGACGCGACGACGGCGTGCGAGAACCCCGTGGGCGGGGACAGCTCGGGCGGGTTGACGCGCTCGGTCGTCACCGGACCTCCCGGTCGTCGGTCTGGGCGTACAACTCCTTGGCGATGATGCCCCGTTGGACCTCGCTGGCGCCCTCGTAGATGCGCGGGGCGCGCACCTCGCGGTAGAGGTGCTCGAGGAGGTGGCCGCGGCGCAGGGCGCGGGCGCCGTGCAGCTGGACGGCGGTGTCGACGACGTACTGCGCGGTCTCGGTGGCGAGCAGCTTCGCCATCGCGGCGCGCCGGGGGACGTCGGCGGCGCCTTCGTCGTACGCCGTGGCCGCCGCGTAGACCATCAGCCGGGCGGCCTCCGTGCGCAGGGCCATCTCGGCGACCTGGTGGGAGACGGTCTGCAGGTCCATCAGCCGGCCGCCGAAGGCCTCGCGGCGGCGGGTGTGGGCGACGGTGGCGTCGAGCGCGGCCTGGGCCATGCCGACCGCGAAGGCGCCGACGCTGGGCCGGAACAGGTTCAGGGTGCCCATGGCGACCGCGAAGCCGCGGTCCACCTCGCCGAGCACGTCGTCGGCGGTCACGGGTACGGCGTCGAAGGCGAGGGCGCCGATGGGGTGCGGGGAGAGCATCTCCAGCGTGGTTCCGGTGAGTCCGGGCCGGTCGGCGGGGACGAGGAAGGCGGTCACGCCGCGGGCTCCGGCGCCGGGTGTGGTGCGGGCGAAGACGGTGTAGAAGTCGGCCTCGGGGGCGTTGGAGATCCAGCGTTTGGCGCCGGTGAGCCGCCAGCCGGTGCCGTCGGGCTCCGCCGTGAGGGACAGCGCGGCCGCGTCCGAACCGGCGCCGGGCTCGCTCAGTGCGAAGGCGGCGACCGCGGTGCCGTCGGCGACCCGGGGCAGCCAGCGCTCGCGCTGGGCGGGGGTGCCGTGCGCGTGCACCGGGTGGGCGCCGAGGCCCTGCAGGGCGAGCGCGGTCTCGGCCTCGGTGCAGGACTGCGCGAGGGACTCCCGCATCAGGCACAGGTCCAGCGCGCCGGAGCTGAACAGCCGTGCCAGGAGCCCGAGTCGGCCCAGCTCGGCGAGGAGCGGCCGGTTGACGTGCCCCGGCTCGCCCTTGTCGGCGAGCGGCCGCAGCCGTTCGGCGGCCGTCGCGCGCAGCTCGGCGCGCCAGGCGGCCTGCTCGGGTTCGAGCGAGAATGCGGACACTGCCGTCCTCCCTCCGGTCGGGACCAGCCCGTCCCGTCCCGTTCGCTGTCCGGCGCGGGGCAGGCCCGCCCGCCGTCTGCCGGGCGGGCCACGGCGCCTTCCCGTCCCGCCGGGGCCGGGCCGTCACGCGGGGCCGGGCGACTCCGGGGCGGCGGGCACGGCCGTCCGTCCGGGCCCGGCCTCTTGGGTGCTGCCCACCCACCGACGACGTTATCGCGGAAGGTTGACTGCCGTCACCAACACGATACGCTCGGTCTGCGAGCCCACCAGGACGCCGGTGCCCACCACGACGCCCGTCTTCGACGTTTGTCACGGCAAGGGGGCGAACCGCCATGCATCGCTCGGCCCATGTCGACACCTTCGCGCGCGACCATCTGCCGCCCCCCGACGAGTGGCCCGAGCTGCTCTTCGACCTGCCGGAGCTGCGCTATCCCGAGCGGCTGAACTGCGCCGCCGAACTGCTCGGCCACGCGGCGGCGGACCGCCCGGTCTTCCGCACCCCGGCCGGGCCCCCCTGGACGTACGGCGATCTGCGCGCACACGTCGACCGGATCGCGCACGTGCTCACCGGCGACCTCGGCGTGGTCCCCGGCAACCGGGTGCTGCTGCGCGGCCCCACCACGCCGTGGCTCGCTGCCTGTTGGCTGGCCGTGCTGAAGGCGGGCGCGATAGCGGTCACCGTGCTCGCCCAGCAGCGCCCGCACGAGCTGGCGACGATGTGCGAGATCGCCCTGGTGCGGCACGCGCTGTGCGACATCCGGTCGGTGGAGGACCTGGCGAAGGCCGACATACCCGGGCTGCGGATCACCACGTACGGCGGGGACGGCCCCGACGACCTGCTGCGCCGGCCCGCCCCGGGCACGCCGTACCGGGCGGTGGACACCGCCGCCGACGACGTGGCCCTGATCGCGTTCACCTCGGGCACCACGGGCCGCCCGAAAGGATGCATGCACTTCCACCGGGACGTGCTGGCGATCGCGGACACCTTCTCGCACCATGTGCTGCGCCCCCGGCCGGACGACGTCTTCGCCGGCTCTCCCCCGCTCGGCTTCACCTTCGGCCTCGGCGGTCTCGTGGTCTTCCCGATGCGGGCCGGCGCCAGTTCCCTGCTCCTGGAAGAGGCGAACCCCCGCCGGCTGCTGCCCGCGATCGCCGAGCACCGCGTCTCCGTCCTGTTCACCGCGCCGACCGCCTACCGCGCGATGCTGGACCAGCTCGACGGGTACGACGTGACGTCGCTGCGGCGCTGTGTGTCGGCCGGCGAGAACCTGCCCGCGGGCACCTGGCGGGCCTGGCACGAGCGCACCGGCCTGCGGATCATCAACGGCATCGGCGCCACCGAGCTGCTGCACATCTTCGTCTCCGCCGCCGACGAGCACATCAGGCCGGGCACCACGGGCGTGCCGGTGCCGGGCTGGCAGGCGCGGGTGCAGGACGCGCACGGCAGGCCCGTGCCGGACGGCGAGCCCGGGCTGCTCGCGGTGCGCGGCCCGGTGGGCTGCCGCTATCTCGCCGACCCGCGGCAGCGGCAGTACGTGCGCGCCGGCTGGAACGTCACCGGCGACACCTACGTCCGCGAGCCCGACGGCTACTTCCGCTACGTGGCCCGCGCCGACGACATGATCATCTCGGCCGGGTACAACATCGCGGGCCCGGAGGTGGAGGAGGCGCTGCTGCGGCACCCGGACGTGGTGGAGGCCGCGGTCGTGGGCCGCCCGGACGAGGCCCGCGGGCAGGTGGCGGTCGCCTACACCGTGCTGCGCGAGGGCGCCCGGCGCGACGCGGACTCCCTGCGCGCCTTCCTCACGTCCGAGCTGGCGCCGTACAAGTGCCCGCGCGAGTTCGTCTTCCTCGACGCGCTGCCGCGCACCGCCACCGGCAAGCTGCAGCGGTTCCGGCTGCGCAGCGAGGGTGACCGGCCGTGACGCCGACGACTTAAAATGATCAACGTGACCGAGCAGCACGCCCCCAGGTCCCTCATCGTCACGCTCTACGGCGCGTACGGCCGCTACATGCCCGGCCCGGTGCCCGTCGCCGAGCTGATCCGGCTCCTGGCCGCGGTCGGCGTGGACGCGCCCTCGGTCCGGTCCTCGGTGTCCCGGCTCAAACGCCGCGGCCTGCTGCTGCCGGCCCGCACGGAACAGGGCGCGGCGGGCTACGAACTCTCGCCCGAGGCACGGCAGTTGCTGGAGGACGGCGACCGCCGCATCTACGCCACGCCGCCCGTCGCGGACGCCGGGTGGGTGCTCGCCGTGTTCTCGGTGCCGGAGTCGGAGCGGCAGAAGCGGCATGTGCTGCGTTCCCGGCTGGCCGGCCTGGGCTTCGGCACGGCGGCTCCGGGCGTGTGGATCGCCCCGGCCCGGCTGTACGAGGAGACCGAGCACACCCTGCGCCGCCTGCACCTGGATCCGTACGTGGACCTGTTCCGCGGCGAGCACCTGGGCTTCGCGCCGACCGCCGAGGCGGTCGCCCGCTGGTGGGACCTGGCCGCGATCGCCAAGGAGCACGAGCGCTTCCTGGACGCGCACGGCCCGGTGCTGCGCGCCTGGGAGCGCCGGCCGGACACCCCGCCCGAGGAGGCCTACCGGGACTACCTCCTCGCCCTCGACTCCTGGCGCCATCTGCCGTACACGGACCCCGGCCTGCCCACCCGGCTGCTGCCCGCCGGCTGGCCGGGGTTGCGCTCGGCGGAGGTGTTCCAGGGGCTGCACCGCCGGCTGCGCGACGCGGGGGCCGGGTTCGCCGGGCTGTGACCGGCTTTCCCGCGTGTCTCAGAAGCGGCGCAGCCGCATCGCGACGCCGTGCCCGAGGGCGAGGTAGAGCACCGCGGGCAGGCCGTAGTTGAGCAGCACCCGCAGGCTCTCCGTGTCCATCGTGAAGATGTCCTGAGACCACCAGGACAGCGCGTCGGCCACGTCTTCGACGAAGCCGACGAACACGTTCGCGTGATTGGCCTCCAGCAGGTACAGCACGATCCACAGTCCGAGGAAGGCCGCCGCGACGTCGCCGATCGTGTGAATGACCAGCGCGGCACGTCGGATGCCCGAGCCGTCCCGGCGCCGCTGCGGGGCGGGCGCGACCGGCGCGACCGGCGGCACCGCGGGTTCCACGTACCGGTGGGCCGGGTGCGGGCCCTGGCCGTATCCGTGTCCGGATCCGTGTCCGTATCCGTATCCGGGCTGCTCGGGCAGCGGCCTGGTGTCAGTCATCGCAGTCTCGATCCCTGGGCTCGTCCGTGGGGTGTGCCGAATGGCTCGAAAGAACCTAGACAGCCGCCGATAACGGACCGGTTCAGGAACCGTGCGAATCACGTGGAAGGCGTGTGACCGGCCCCGGCCGGTCCCGCCGGCAATGCAGCGCCGACGATTCAGCGGCCGAGGGTCAGCCGGGGCTTCGGGGCGTCCGTGCGGCCGGTCTGGGGGCGGCGGCTGCCGGCCCGGTAGGGCGCGGGCCAGACGGCGCCCGGGCCCTCGTACCCCTGCTCGGCCGCCGCGTGCAGGGTCCAGTGCGGGTCGTACAGGTGCGGGCGGGCCAGTGCGCACAGGTCCGTGCGCCCGGCGAGGATCAGGGAGTTGACGTCGTCCCACGAGGAGATCGCGCCCACGGCGATCACCGGGACGCCGGCCTCGTGCCGGATCCGGTCGGCGTACGGCGTCTGGTACGACCGCCCGAACTCCGGCCGCTCCTCGGCCACGACCTGCCCGGTGGACACGTCGATCGCGTCGGCGCCGTGCGCGGCGAAGGCGCGGGCGATCTCCACCGCGTCCTCGGCGGTGGTGCCGCCCTCGGCCCAGTCGGTGGCCGAGATGCGGACCGTCATCGGCCGCTCCGCGGGCCACACCGCCCGTACGGCGTCGAAGACCTCCAGCGGGAACCTCAGCCGCCGCTCCAGCGAGCCGCCGTAGGCGTCGGTGCGGTGGTTGGTGAGCGGGGAGAGGAAGCCGGAGAGCAGGTAGCCGTGCGCGCAGTGCAGTTCGAGCAGGTCGAACCCGGCCCGCGCGGCCCGCCAGGCGGCGGCGGCGAACTGTTCGCGGATGTCGGTGAGCTGGGCCCGGGAGAGCTGGCGCGGCGTCTGGCTGCCCGGTTTGTACGGCAGCGGGGAGGCGGCCACGAGCGGCCAGTTGCCGCGGGGCAGCGGCTCGTCCATGCCCTCCCACATCACCTGCGTGGAGCCCTTGCGGCCCGAGTGGCCGAGCTGGACGCCGATCGCGGTGCCGGGCGCCCGGGTGTGCACGAAGTCGGTGATCCGCCGCCATGCCTCGGCCTGCCGGCCGGTGTAGAGACCGGCGCAGCCCGGCGTGATGCGGCCCTCCTCGCTCACGCACACCATCTCGGTCATGACCAGTCCGGCCCCGCCGAGCGCGCGGGCGCCCAGGTGGACGAGGTGGAAGTCGCCGGGGACGCCGTCGGCGGCGGAGTACATGTCCATCGGGGACACCACGACCCGGTTGCGCAGGGTCAGGCCGCGCAGCCGGAACGGGGTGAACATCGGCGGCGTGCCTGGCGGGCAGCCGAACTCGCGCTCGACCGCCTCGGTGAAGTGGGCGTCGCGCAGCCGGAGGTTGTCGTGGGTGACGCGGCGGCTGCGGGTGAGCAGGTTGAAGGCGAACTGGCGGGGCGGCTGGTCCAGGTACAGCCGCAGGTTCTCGAACCACTCCAGGCTCGCCCGGGCGGCCCGCTGGGTGGAGGCGACGACCGGCTTGCGCTCCTTTTCGTAGGCCGACAGCGCGCTGGGCACGTCCGGCTGTTCCTCCAGGCACGCGGCCAGGGCCAGCGCGTCCTCCACGGCCAGCTTGGTGCCGGAGCCGATGGAGAAGTGGGCGGTGTGCGCGGCGTCGCCGAGCAGGA
This genomic interval from Streptomyces sp. NBC_00557 contains the following:
- a CDS encoding acyl-CoA carboxylase epsilon subunit — protein: MPVSPTSPASPTAPIRVEKGQATEEELAALAVLLLSRGALAAPDTAPVSPGTTCWRPHAFHAPHSWQRA
- a CDS encoding DUF6299 family protein, giving the protein MPVRPALAAALGAVALLCVASGPAGADPAETVTVDTTGRIASDGTVTLSGSYRCTAGTGPVFVTSSLSQRDPRVRHGIGGGIAQCDGAEHRWQNSGTVDSEVLKAGRAHVQATLMEMRPVGIVPLPAFHAVTDQDVTLAQG
- a CDS encoding RidA family protein; its protein translation is MTTERVNPPELSPPTGFSHAVVASGSRVVFLAGQTSLDADGRITGDTLPEQFERALGNLLAALRAAGGTPADLARVTVYATDVAAYRAHAGRLGRIWRDLAGRDYPAMAVVQVVRLWDEQAMVELDGFAVLP
- a CDS encoding acyl-CoA dehydrogenase family protein, whose protein sequence is MSAFSLEPEQAAWRAELRATAAERLRPLADKGEPGHVNRPLLAELGRLGLLARLFSSGALDLCLMRESLAQSCTEAETALALQGLGAHPVHAHGTPAQRERWLPRVADGTAVAAFALSEPGAGSDAAALSLTAEPDGTGWRLTGAKRWISNAPEADFYTVFARTTPGAGARGVTAFLVPADRPGLTGTTLEMLSPHPIGALAFDAVPVTADDVLGEVDRGFAVAMGTLNLFRPSVGAFAVGMAQAALDATVAHTRRREAFGGRLMDLQTVSHQVAEMALRTEAARLMVYAAATAYDEGAADVPRRAAMAKLLATETAQYVVDTAVQLHGARALRRGHLLEHLYREVRAPRIYEGASEVQRGIIAKELYAQTDDREVR
- a CDS encoding AMP-binding protein; amino-acid sequence: MPSPTRYARSASPPGRRCPPRRPSSTFVTARGRTAMHRSAHVDTFARDHLPPPDEWPELLFDLPELRYPERLNCAAELLGHAAADRPVFRTPAGPPWTYGDLRAHVDRIAHVLTGDLGVVPGNRVLLRGPTTPWLAACWLAVLKAGAIAVTVLAQQRPHELATMCEIALVRHALCDIRSVEDLAKADIPGLRITTYGGDGPDDLLRRPAPGTPYRAVDTAADDVALIAFTSGTTGRPKGCMHFHRDVLAIADTFSHHVLRPRPDDVFAGSPPLGFTFGLGGLVVFPMRAGASSLLLEEANPRRLLPAIAEHRVSVLFTAPTAYRAMLDQLDGYDVTSLRRCVSAGENLPAGTWRAWHERTGLRIINGIGATELLHIFVSAADEHIRPGTTGVPVPGWQARVQDAHGRPVPDGEPGLLAVRGPVGCRYLADPRQRQYVRAGWNVTGDTYVREPDGYFRYVARADDMIISAGYNIAGPEVEEALLRHPDVVEAAVVGRPDEARGQVAVAYTVLREGARRDADSLRAFLTSELAPYKCPREFVFLDALPRTATGKLQRFRLRSEGDRP
- a CDS encoding PaaX family transcriptional regulator, with product MINVTEQHAPRSLIVTLYGAYGRYMPGPVPVAELIRLLAAVGVDAPSVRSSVSRLKRRGLLLPARTEQGAAGYELSPEARQLLEDGDRRIYATPPVADAGWVLAVFSVPESERQKRHVLRSRLAGLGFGTAAPGVWIAPARLYEETEHTLRRLHLDPYVDLFRGEHLGFAPTAEAVARWWDLAAIAKEHERFLDAHGPVLRAWERRPDTPPEEAYRDYLLALDSWRHLPYTDPGLPTRLLPAGWPGLRSAEVFQGLHRRLRDAGAGFAGL
- a CDS encoding bifunctional salicylyl-CoA 5-hydroxylase/oxidoreductase; its protein translation is MRVAVIGGGPGGLYAAALLKRLDPAREITVWERNAPDVTFGFGVVLSDETLGGIEHADPVVYEALQRDFVRWDDIDIVHRGVTHRSGGHGFAALGRRRLLAILHERCRSLGVDLRFSTEAPRAETLSAAYDLVIAADGVNSTTRAAHADVFEPHVTTHRCRYIWLAADFPFDAFRFEIAETPHGVMQLHGYPYAHPSPDHHPSTRPSGPQDQFGASTVIVEMREEVWRAAGFDEPEPGESIERCAKIFADALRGRPLRSNNSAWTSFRTVVNGRWSHGNVVLLGDAAHTAHFSIGSGTKLAVEDALALAACLEEQPDVPSALSAYEKERKPVVASTQRAARASLEWFENLRLYLDQPPRQFAFNLLTRSRRVTHDNLRLRDAHFTEAVEREFGCPPGTPPMFTPFRLRGLTLRNRVVVSPMDMYSAADGVPGDFHLVHLGARALGGAGLVMTEMVCVSEEGRITPGCAGLYTGRQAEAWRRITDFVHTRAPGTAIGVQLGHSGRKGSTQVMWEGMDEPLPRGNWPLVAASPLPYKPGSQTPRQLSRAQLTDIREQFAAAAWRAARAGFDLLELHCAHGYLLSGFLSPLTNHRTDAYGGSLERRLRFPLEVFDAVRAVWPAERPMTVRISATDWAEGGTTAEDAVEIARAFAAHGADAIDVSTGQVVAEERPEFGRSYQTPYADRIRHEAGVPVIAVGAISSWDDVNSLILAGRTDLCALARPHLYDPHWTLHAAAEQGYEGPGAVWPAPYRAGSRRPQTGRTDAPKPRLTLGR